A single Xenopus laevis strain J_2021 chromosome 3S, Xenopus_laevis_v10.1, whole genome shotgun sequence DNA region contains:
- the LOC108713095 gene encoding leiomodin-2 yields MSSFGYRREISKYEDIDEDELLASLTEEELQELERELGDIEPDHNLPVGMRQKSLTEKSPTANFSRDALMAYWEKETKKLIEKEQLGACDKNHKEEEEDGSEEEDFVGSNSEVSEEIYTEEDEEEEEEVETESDEEESNHEEETTEARKSSDSIPTITINGISDNKASSNGYNSIGAKYGKQTNELPSNKATFGLAGSNPTVIDDALENIKNNDPDTLEVNLNNIENITPESLLSFALAMKDNTNVKVFSLANTHADDNVAIAISNMLRVNRSITSLNIESNFITGKGIIAIMRALQYSNNVLTELRFHNQRHIMGSQVEMEIAKLLKDNTSIIKLGYHFELPGPRMSMTSILTRNMDKQRQKRMQEQKESGYDPTSNLRTKTLQRGTPRASPYSSPRDSPWTSPKIARKVQPGNTSTPSPPPPPPPPPPPPPSIFVTLQQEKKVPTRNIAEVIKQHELSAKKQQNGHKKTKGKKSKKEQNNILKELKNSLRSISEMKPEELSRPSTPQKSVHDNLMDAIRGSNIKQLKKVEVPKSLQ; encoded by the exons ATGTCTTCCTTTGGATACCGCAGAGAGATCAGTAAATATGAAGATATTGATGAAGATGAGCTACTGGCCTCATTAACAGAAGAGGAGTTGCAGGAATTGGAGAGGGAGCTGGGGGATATTGAGCCTGATCATAATCTCCCTGTTGGAATGAGGCAAAAAAGTCTAACAGAAAAATCTCCAACAGCAAATTTTAGCAGAGATGCACTAATGGCTTATTGGGAAAAGGAGACCAAAAAGTTAATTGAGAAGGAGCAGCTTGGTGCATGTGATAAG aatcataaggaggaggaagaagatggaagtgaaGAAGAAGATTTTGTAGGAAGTAACAGTGAGGTTTCTGAAGAAATTTAtacagaagaagatgaagaggaggaagaggaggtggAAACAGAAAGTGATGAGGAAGAAAGTAACCACGAGGAAGAAACCACTGAAGCTAGAAAAAGTTCAGACAGCATCCCAACAATAACAATCAATGGAATCAGTGATAATAAAGCCTCATCCAATGGTTACAATAGCATTGGTGCTAAATATGGCAAACAAACCAATGAGCTTCCAAGCAATAAAGCAACCTTTGGCCTTGCTGGCTCCAACCCGACAGTTATAGATGATGCGctagaaaatattaaaaacaatgacCCAGACACTTTGGAAGTCAATCTAAATAACATCGAGAACATCACACCAGAATCACTTCTATCCTTTGCACTAGCTATGAAAGATAACACAAACGTTAAAGTGTTTAGCTTGGCTAATACACATGCTGATGACAATGTTGCAATAGCAATTTCTAATATGCTTCGAGTCAATAGAAGTATTACAAGTCTGAACATAGAATCTAACTTTATCACAGGAAAAGGCATAATAGCTATTATGAGGGCTTTGCAGTACAGTAATAATGTGCTGACGGAACTGAGATTCCATAACCAGAGACATATCATGGGAAGTCAGGTAGAGATGGAAATAGCAAAATTGCTCAAAGACAATACTAGCATTATAAAGTTAGGATATCACTTTGAGCTGCCAGGACCACGTATGTCCATGACAAGTATTCTGACCCGGAATATGGATAAACAAAGACAGAAAAGAATGCAGGAGCAAAAGGAATCTGGTTATGATCCCACATCTAACCTCAGGACCAAAACGCTGCAAAGAGGAACACCAAGGGCTTCACCATACTCTTCCCCTAGGGATTCACCATGGACATCTCCAAAAATAGCTAGAAAGGTTCAGCCTGGAAACACATCAACGCCTTCacctccaccaccaccacctccaccaccccctcctcctccttcaATATTTGTAACACTTCAACAGGAAAAGAAAGTTCCcaccagaaatattgcagaagTTATCAAACAACATGAATTATCtgcaaaaaaacagcaaaatgggcataaaaaaacaaaagggaaaaaaagcaaaaaggaacagaataatattttaaaagagttaaaaaattctttgagaTCAATCTCTGAAATGAAACCAGAAGAGTTGTCCAGGCCCTCAACTCCCCAGAAATCTGTACATGATAATCTTATGGATGCTATTAGAGGGAGCAACATAAAACAGCTGAAGAAG GTGGAAGTTCCAAAATCCCTTCAATAA